A portion of the Deltaproteobacteria bacterium genome contains these proteins:
- a CDS encoding 4-hydroxy-tetrahydrodipicolinate synthase has protein sequence MTMRELKGMIVPNITPFKNDAARSLDLERIDKLVDFIIDKQNADAIIAVGTTGESTSLSHDEKEVVILRTLKAVKERVPVLAATGSANTQEAIAMTQFCERSGIAGVLLVSPYYIRPNQDGLYQHFSAVAQNTKLPIILYNHPGRTGVSIQVDTLIRLAQRYENIIGIKDCPNNLALSTDVARRCRSELGRSFSFLTGEDEFIYMNICLGGDGAIAASGHLLGNEIKQMIDLFNKGQVEQARKLQFMITDLIRMLFVMPSPAPLKAALDILTEGEELGGPVRLPLVDAPEDLKQKLKIELARVKG, from the coding sequence AAAAATGATGCTGCGCGTAGTCTCGATCTCGAAAGAATAGATAAATTAGTAGACTTCATCATTGATAAACAAAACGCTGATGCAATAATCGCTGTTGGAACCACCGGCGAATCAACGTCATTGTCACATGATGAAAAAGAAGTGGTAATTTTACGCACATTGAAAGCTGTTAAGGAGCGAGTACCGGTACTGGCTGCAACTGGTAGCGCTAATACACAAGAAGCTATTGCAATGACGCAGTTTTGCGAGCGTTCAGGTATTGCTGGTGTGCTTTTAGTATCGCCATATTATATCCGCCCTAATCAAGATGGTTTGTATCAACATTTTTCGGCAGTGGCACAAAATACTAAGTTACCGATAATACTGTATAACCATCCTGGTAGAACCGGCGTTTCAATTCAAGTTGATACCCTTATTCGTCTAGCGCAACGTTATGAAAATATAATCGGTATTAAAGATTGTCCAAATAATTTAGCTCTTTCTACTGATGTAGCCCGACGTTGTCGCTCTGAATTAGGCCGTTCATTTTCATTTTTAACCGGTGAAGATGAGTTTATTTATATGAATATTTGTCTTGGGGGCGATGGGGCGATTGCGGCTTCTGGACACTTATTAGGCAATGAAATTAAGCAAATGATAGACCTTTTTAACAAAGGTCAAGTTGAACAAGCGCGTAAATTGCAATTTATGATTACTGATTTAATACGTATGCTTTTTGTAATGCCTAGTCCAGCCCCACTTAAAGCTGCACTCGATATTTTGACAGAAGGCGAGGAGCTTGGTGGTCCAGTACGTTTGCCATTAGTAGATGCACCTGAAGATCTGAAACAAAAACTTAAAATTGAATTAGCTCGCGTTAAAGGCTAA
- a CDS encoding acyltransferase family protein has translation MAPSAELEQRIDRIPAQLGQSGVDAFGFDPQYLKKVFGLAVWFYRSYFRAQAFGIENIPDGRCFIVANHSGQLPFDAAMLTVAAFVEREPPRYLRAMLDRFIPSTPFVSVFLARCGQILGTQENCKRLLEAQEAILVFPEGVKGLNKTWDARYQLQRFGSGFIRLALETNTPIIPTIVIGAEEQAPAFANLEWVGKLLGIPALPVTPFHPLIPGLGLFPMPTRYRIYFGKPLNFSGDANDDDTIISEKVEQVKQTMQQMITAGLSQREHVFW, from the coding sequence ATGGCGCCTAGTGCCGAGTTAGAACAGCGCATTGATCGCATTCCTGCACAGTTAGGTCAATCAGGTGTAGATGCTTTTGGTTTTGACCCTCAGTACCTTAAGAAAGTTTTTGGCCTAGCTGTTTGGTTTTATCGTAGTTATTTCCGTGCTCAAGCTTTTGGTATTGAAAATATTCCTGATGGACGTTGTTTTATTGTAGCTAATCATTCTGGCCAATTGCCGTTTGATGCTGCAATGCTTACTGTTGCGGCTTTTGTAGAACGAGAGCCACCACGCTATTTGCGTGCAATGTTAGATCGATTCATACCATCAACACCTTTTGTGTCAGTATTTTTAGCCAGATGTGGACAAATTTTGGGTACTCAAGAGAACTGTAAACGATTGCTAGAAGCCCAAGAAGCAATATTAGTTTTTCCAGAAGGTGTTAAAGGACTTAACAAAACATGGGATGCACGCTATCAACTACAACGTTTTGGCAGTGGATTTATACGACTGGCGCTTGAGACAAATACTCCGATAATACCAACGATTGTAATTGGTGCTGAAGAGCAAGCGCCTGCTTTTGCTAATCTTGAATGGGTTGGAAAATTATTAGGTATTCCTGCATTACCCGTAACACCTTTCCACCCCTTAATCCCAGGTCTTGGTTTATTCCCAATGCCAACGCGCTATCGTATTTATTTTGGTAAACCACTTAATTTTTCAGGTGATGCAAATGATGATGATACGATTATTAGCGAAAAAGTTGAGCAAGTAAAACAAACCATGCAACAAATGATTACGGCTGGTTTATCCCAACGCGAGCATGTCTTTTGGTGA
- a CDS encoding NAD-dependent epimerase/dehydratase family protein: MRILLTGSSGRLGRRVALKLHRNHYVVGIDSRPPNCFPIEIENHQIDLRRRTAENILKEGKFDAVMHMGVTHNFRFSNEEHYTRNIFSTEKLLQLIVKYHIKKLVLLSSGDVYGPIATNSHFIDEDAPLMASQSSTGMRTLVAVDRAVQSFFWRHNEIETVILRPCHIVGPHVRNAASKYLRLNIVPTLMGYDPMLQLISEEDLLPLVENALMPGVRGVFNLAGTEPVPLHYILKILNKPTLPLPYVVLKTFLEHAFKSRMVSFAPPELDHIRFNAVLDTRRSQEVLGAKITRFLEKILKPFKAGSLYPGSS; encoded by the coding sequence ATGCGTATTTTACTCACCGGCAGCTCGGGTCGCTTGGGGCGGCGGGTGGCATTAAAGTTACACCGCAATCATTACGTAGTGGGTATTGATTCACGACCTCCTAATTGTTTCCCGATTGAAATCGAGAATCATCAAATTGATTTACGTAGACGAACTGCTGAAAATATTTTGAAAGAAGGAAAATTTGATGCAGTAATGCATATGGGGGTTACGCACAATTTTCGTTTCTCTAACGAAGAGCATTATACACGCAATATTTTTAGTACTGAGAAATTGCTACAGTTGATAGTAAAATACCACATCAAAAAATTAGTACTGCTTTCTTCTGGTGATGTTTATGGGCCAATAGCGACTAATAGTCATTTTATTGATGAAGACGCACCATTAATGGCAAGCCAATCGTCAACTGGCATGCGCACTTTAGTTGCTGTAGATCGAGCTGTGCAATCATTTTTTTGGCGTCATAATGAAATCGAAACCGTTATTTTAAGGCCTTGTCATATAGTTGGTCCACATGTACGAAATGCTGCTTCAAAATATTTAAGGCTCAATATTGTACCCACTTTAATGGGATACGATCCCATGCTGCAGCTTATTAGCGAAGAAGATTTGTTGCCTTTAGTCGAAAATGCTCTAATGCCAGGTGTTCGTGGAGTGTTTAATTTGGCAGGCACTGAACCGGTTCCGCTGCATTATATATTAAAAATATTAAATAAGCCGACTTTGCCTCTCCCTTATGTGGTTTTGAAAACTTTTTTAGAACATGCTTTTAAATCACGTATGGTGTCTTTTGCACCACCCGAGCTTGATCATATACGCTTTAATGCCGTACTAGACACTCGTCGTTCTCAAGAAGTGCTTGGCGCAAAAATTACGCGTTTTCTTGAAAAAATACTCAAACCTTTTAAAGCTGGAAGTTTATATCCAGGTAGTAGTTAA
- the nagZ gene encoding beta-N-acetylhexosaminidase, with protein MTKILLPRSEVRRAIGNMIICGFDGTSITAELRELLREVQPLGIIQFSRNIESLEQICEFNRELKHFRKDEPLLCSVDQEGGRVARIREPATIWPSMRQLGKLNDPKLVASVAKAIAQELRALNFDINYAPVLDVDSNPQNPIIGDRSFSNNPQLVGKLASAFIAGLQNGGIGGCGKHFPGHGDTDKDSHLELPFVDHNLTRLRELEWPPFHEAIKVGVGAIMTAHLIVVSLDEKHPATISTQVLKYLRNELNFNGVILSDDIEMKALADHFSIDEIATLGVNAGINVFLACHEPAIVLELYRALVLAVENKKISHETLLYTGKRLQTWKQRFYQPATSWVQTKHLIGPTAHGALIDKIQQLSLLV; from the coding sequence ATGACAAAAATATTATTACCTCGTTCTGAAGTACGTCGTGCTATTGGCAATATGATTATCTGTGGTTTTGATGGAACTAGCATTACCGCAGAATTGCGTGAATTATTACGAGAAGTGCAACCACTAGGGATAATTCAGTTTTCACGAAATATTGAATCATTAGAACAAATCTGTGAGTTTAATCGCGAGTTAAAACATTTCCGCAAAGATGAACCATTATTATGTTCTGTAGATCAAGAAGGTGGCCGCGTAGCTCGCATTCGTGAGCCTGCAACAATCTGGCCTTCAATGCGTCAGCTGGGTAAGTTAAATGATCCTAAACTCGTAGCATCAGTGGCTAAAGCAATCGCACAAGAGTTAAGGGCTTTAAATTTTGATATTAATTATGCCCCAGTGTTAGATGTAGATAGCAATCCCCAAAACCCAATAATTGGCGATCGATCATTTTCAAATAATCCACAGTTAGTTGGTAAACTAGCTTCTGCATTCATTGCTGGCCTACAAAATGGTGGTATTGGCGGTTGTGGTAAACATTTTCCTGGCCATGGCGACACCGATAAAGATAGTCACCTTGAATTGCCATTTGTTGATCATAATTTAACTCGACTGCGTGAACTGGAATGGCCACCATTTCATGAAGCTATTAAAGTTGGCGTTGGAGCAATTATGACTGCGCATCTGATTGTTGTATCACTTGATGAAAAACACCCGGCCACAATTTCAACTCAAGTATTAAAATATTTGCGAAACGAACTAAATTTTAATGGTGTGATTCTTAGCGATGATATCGAGATGAAAGCGCTCGCTGATCACTTTAGCATTGACGAAATTGCTACTCTTGGAGTCAATGCAGGCATAAATGTTTTCTTGGCCTGCCATGAACCAGCTATTGTATTAGAATTGTATCGTGCATTAGTGCTAGCTGTTGAAAATAAAAAAATTTCTCATGAGACTTTATTATATACAGGAAAACGCTTACAAACCTGGAAACAACGGTTCTATCAACCTGCTACATCATGGGTGCAAACCAAGCATTTAATCGGTCCAACTGCCCATGGTGCATTAATCGATAAAATACAGCAGCTATCATTGCTTGTTTAG
- the aceE gene encoding pyruvate dehydrogenase (acetyl-transferring), homodimeric type, with the protein MTNSTYTAQLPEFDVKETDEWVEALDDVVEYQGALRARFLLEKILARARELKIGLPNLTQTPYINSIPPHEEPPYPGDEALEKRIRRIIRWNAMAMVYRANKHFPGIGGHVATYASSASLYEIGFNHFFKGKQHPDGGDQVYFQGHAAPGIYSRAYLYGSLNENQLEHFRRETLGEGLSSYPHPWLMPQFWEFPTVSMGLGPIAAIYQARFNRYLHARGLKDTSKQRVWAFIGDGECDEPEALGAIDLAARERLENLTFVINANLQRLDGPVRGNSKIIQELEGTFRGAGWEVIKVIWGTQWDELIKRDYDGVLIKRLNEVVDGQFQKYITESGDYIRKDFFGVDPRLLELVKDFDDNYLQKMRRGGHSLTKVYAAYNKAIDHQRRPTVIIAQTVKGWTLGYGFAAANVAHQLKKLDLDQLKRFRDTLQLPIPDSKIEEAPYYHPGADSPEVKYMHERRQNLGGFSPSRISHKVSIPKPATDIYQEFYHGSKDEMEVSTTMAFVRLLRQLMRDKNFGKLIVPIIPDEARTFGMDAFFREFGIYSANGQKYEPVDAHMLLNYHEAKDGQLIEEGITEAGSMATFTAAGTAYATHNVPIIPFYMFYSMFGLQRIGDQAWAFGDSRGRGFLMGGTAGRTTMLGEGLQHQDGNSHIYALAYPTMQAYDPAYAYEVAVIIKDGLRRMFSDNEDIFYYITLYNENYKMPPKPEGVDEGIVKGMYLDRAALSDIKGPRVQLFGSGALLRSAIAAQEILATKYNVAADVWSVTSYQQLYREARSCERHNRLHPSNTPKLPYVTQLLEGHQGPIIATSDYVSELPSIVSRYLSRRFTALGTNGFGRSDTREALRYFFEVDAAYIAQAALASLAQDGTIETKVVEQAIKDLDIDPEKLDAAIA; encoded by the coding sequence ATGACGAATAGCACTTACACTGCGCAACTTCCAGAGTTCGATGTTAAAGAAACCGATGAATGGGTTGAAGCCCTAGATGATGTTGTTGAATATCAAGGTGCTTTACGCGCACGTTTTTTACTTGAGAAAATTTTGGCACGTGCTCGTGAATTAAAAATTGGTTTGCCCAATTTAACTCAAACTCCTTATATTAATAGTATCCCTCCACATGAAGAGCCACCTTACCCGGGTGACGAAGCACTTGAAAAAAGAATTCGTCGCATAATTCGTTGGAATGCTATGGCTATGGTCTATCGAGCCAATAAACATTTCCCGGGTATCGGCGGACATGTTGCAACATATGCGAGCTCTGCAAGTTTATATGAGATTGGTTTTAATCATTTTTTTAAAGGTAAACAACATCCTGATGGTGGTGACCAAGTATATTTTCAGGGTCATGCAGCCCCTGGTATTTATTCGCGTGCATATTTGTATGGTAGTTTAAATGAAAATCAGCTTGAACACTTTCGCCGTGAAACACTCGGAGAGGGTTTGTCTTCTTATCCACATCCTTGGCTAATGCCACAATTTTGGGAATTTCCCACAGTCTCAATGGGCTTAGGACCGATTGCCGCGATTTATCAGGCCCGTTTTAATCGTTATCTTCATGCTCGAGGTTTAAAAGACACAAGTAAACAACGAGTTTGGGCTTTTATCGGCGACGGGGAGTGTGATGAACCTGAAGCGCTGGGAGCAATAGATCTAGCGGCCCGTGAAAGACTTGAGAATTTAACCTTTGTGATTAATGCCAATCTACAACGATTAGATGGGCCGGTACGCGGCAATAGTAAAATTATTCAAGAGTTAGAAGGCACATTTCGTGGTGCAGGCTGGGAAGTAATTAAAGTTATTTGGGGAACACAATGGGATGAGTTAATTAAGCGTGATTATGACGGAGTGCTAATAAAGCGACTTAATGAAGTAGTAGATGGGCAATTTCAAAAATATATTACTGAATCTGGTGATTATATTCGTAAAGATTTTTTTGGCGTTGACCCCAGATTGCTTGAGTTAGTTAAAGACTTTGATGATAACTACCTGCAAAAAATGCGAAGAGGTGGTCATTCGTTAACTAAAGTTTATGCTGCCTATAACAAAGCTATCGACCATCAACGTCGACCAACGGTGATTATCGCGCAAACAGTAAAAGGTTGGACGTTGGGCTATGGTTTTGCTGCAGCAAATGTTGCACATCAATTAAAGAAGCTTGATCTCGATCAATTAAAACGTTTTCGTGATACGCTGCAATTACCGATACCTGACAGTAAAATCGAAGAAGCACCATATTATCATCCAGGTGCTGACAGCCCAGAAGTTAAATATATGCATGAACGTCGTCAAAATTTAGGTGGCTTTTCGCCATCACGAATTTCACACAAAGTTTCTATACCCAAACCAGCTACTGATATTTATCAAGAATTTTATCATGGTTCTAAAGATGAAATGGAAGTATCTACCACAATGGCGTTTGTACGACTATTACGTCAACTCATGCGTGATAAAAATTTTGGCAAATTAATAGTTCCAATCATACCTGATGAAGCACGTACTTTTGGTATGGATGCATTCTTTCGAGAGTTCGGTATTTATTCCGCAAATGGGCAAAAATACGAGCCTGTTGATGCTCACATGTTGCTTAATTATCATGAAGCTAAAGATGGGCAATTAATTGAAGAGGGCATTACTGAAGCTGGTAGTATGGCCACTTTTACCGCTGCTGGTACTGCATATGCTACCCATAATGTGCCCATAATACCGTTTTATATGTTCTATTCAATGTTTGGTTTGCAGCGTATTGGTGATCAAGCTTGGGCTTTTGGTGATAGTCGTGGTCGTGGATTCTTGATGGGAGGTACTGCTGGTCGAACTACTATGCTTGGTGAAGGCTTACAGCATCAAGATGGTAATAGCCATATTTACGCTTTAGCTTATCCAACGATGCAAGCATATGACCCTGCCTATGCTTACGAAGTCGCAGTAATAATCAAAGATGGCTTACGCCGTATGTTTAGTGATAATGAAGATATATTTTATTATATCACTTTATATAACGAAAATTACAAAATGCCGCCTAAACCTGAAGGTGTTGATGAAGGTATCGTAAAAGGTATGTATCTTGATCGAGCCGCCCTCAGTGATATCAAGGGTCCGAGAGTGCAATTGTTTGGTAGTGGGGCTCTGCTGCGAAGTGCAATAGCGGCACAAGAAATATTGGCTACTAAATATAATGTCGCCGCAGATGTATGGTCGGTTACAAGTTATCAGCAATTATATCGTGAGGCACGTAGTTGTGAGCGTCATAATCGCTTACATCCTAGCAATACACCTAAACTCCCATATGTTACGCAATTGCTTGAAGGCCATCAAGGCCCAATAATTGCCACTAGTGATTATGTTAGTGAGTTACCCAGCATTGTCTCACGATATTTGTCACGACGTTTTACCGCACTTGGTACTAACGGATTTGGTAGATCTGACACGCGTGAGGCTTTGCGCTACTTTTTTGAAGTTGATGCAGCCTACATTGCACAAGCCGCACTTGCTTCGTTGGCGCAAGATGGTACGATTGAAACAAAAGTTGTTGAGCAGGCGATTAAAGACCTTGATATTGACCCTGAAAAACTAGATGCTGCCATCGCGTGA
- a CDS encoding cytochrome d ubiquinol oxidase subunit II, with the protein MSTADVLGWVLLAAILIYSLLGGADFGGGVLSALAFGQNKNEQRLLIRQAIGPVWEANHVWLILIVVLLFTCFPPAFAALSISLFIPILIFLVSVVLRGAAFAFYTSDYASPTIQKYWQLVFALASIIAPLMLGIIIGTVSSGRLRFVNGTFTGSYWQPWLGLFPIITGLHTVALFAYIAAVYLIIEAQSLDEQKHLIVVFRRVALLCSIAVFVLALFAIILAWAEAPIFFIQLVTQAWSIPLLLGILAAAIFAFSALLRNKFYLARLAAVLQIALLVISWGAAQAPYLIMPDITLTAASYTTVTQTMVLWALGLGSIILVPSIYLLMRIFKNIKII; encoded by the coding sequence ATGTCCACTGCTGATGTTTTAGGTTGGGTATTATTAGCAGCCATATTAATTTACAGTTTACTTGGCGGTGCTGATTTTGGTGGTGGAGTACTTAGTGCCCTAGCTTTTGGGCAAAATAAAAATGAGCAACGTTTGCTAATTAGACAAGCGATCGGTCCGGTTTGGGAAGCTAATCATGTTTGGCTTATATTAATAGTAGTGCTCTTGTTTACTTGTTTTCCGCCGGCGTTTGCTGCCTTATCAATAAGTCTTTTTATACCCATACTTATATTTTTAGTTAGTGTAGTGTTACGTGGTGCTGCATTTGCGTTTTACACCTCTGATTATGCTTCACCGACTATACAAAAATATTGGCAATTGGTTTTTGCGCTAGCCAGTATTATCGCCCCACTAATGCTTGGCATAATTATTGGTACAGTTAGTTCCGGTCGTTTGCGTTTTGTTAATGGAACGTTCACGGGTAGTTATTGGCAACCTTGGCTGGGTCTTTTTCCAATTATAACTGGGTTGCATACAGTTGCTTTATTTGCATATATCGCCGCTGTATATCTTATTATTGAAGCACAATCACTTGATGAACAAAAACATTTAATCGTTGTTTTTCGTCGCGTAGCCTTGTTGTGCAGCATTGCGGTTTTTGTACTCGCACTTTTTGCAATTATTTTGGCATGGGCCGAAGCCCCTATTTTTTTCATCCAACTAGTGACACAAGCATGGTCAATACCTTTGCTACTTGGAATATTAGCTGCAGCCATATTTGCGTTTAGTGCACTGTTGCGAAACAAATTTTATTTGGCCCGATTAGCTGCAGTACTGCAAATAGCATTACTAGTCATTAGTTGGGGTGCGGCACAGGCCCCTTACCTGATTATGCCAGATATCACTTTAACTGCAGCTAGTTACACAACGGTAACTCAAACAATGGTGTTATGGGCGCTCGGACTAGGCTCAATTATTCTAGTCCCTTCAATTTATTTACTCATGCGTATTTTTAAAAACATTAAAATCATATAA
- a CDS encoding cytochrome ubiquinol oxidase subunit I, which yields MTDLMYARWLMGLTLAFHITFAAIGVALPLMMTIAEWRWLRSGKAVYRELAQKWSKGVAILFAVGAVTGTVISFELGLLWPRFMDFAGPLIGFPFSLEGFAFFIEAIFLGIYLYGWERVSRQLHFFSGIIIALSSALSGFLVTLTNAWMNNPVGFALIDGKPHNISPIVAMFPPGFAEEVIHVLLSCYAAVGFAVAGIHAFYLWRQPSSTFHRTALLIAIGVGGIAALLQPISGDFSARHVATNQPRKLAAIEGHYLTTNAAPLHIGGIPDDDTMTTPYALKIPYGLSLLAFHDPHAKVLGLEEFPRHTWPNTLLVHLAFQIMVGLGFLMAFVVLLIYAAMLRTRWRKQEFVFNHTLLAIIMLCTPIGYIALETGWLVTEWGRQPYTIMNTMLTSAAVTPMPNLATPFWVIISLFALLGVSVTILLSRMIHKGSQPTMATMTSSAITSEQSNVHC from the coding sequence GTGACTGATCTCATGTATGCCCGCTGGCTAATGGGCTTAACTTTAGCCTTTCATATTACTTTTGCGGCTATTGGTGTCGCCCTACCCTTAATGATGACTATCGCCGAATGGCGTTGGTTGCGTAGCGGCAAAGCGGTGTATCGCGAGTTGGCGCAAAAATGGTCTAAGGGTGTTGCGATACTATTTGCCGTCGGCGCAGTTACCGGCACGGTCATTTCATTTGAGCTTGGCTTGCTTTGGCCGCGCTTTATGGATTTTGCCGGACCATTAATTGGCTTTCCTTTTTCTCTTGAAGGTTTTGCATTTTTTATCGAAGCTATATTTTTAGGCATCTATCTTTACGGTTGGGAGCGTGTCAGCCGCCAGTTACATTTTTTCTCTGGAATCATCATTGCTTTAAGCAGCGCCTTATCTGGATTTTTGGTAACCCTTACTAACGCCTGGATGAACAACCCGGTTGGTTTTGCACTGATTGACGGTAAGCCGCATAATATCTCCCCTATCGTTGCCATGTTTCCACCTGGTTTTGCTGAAGAAGTAATACATGTACTGCTTTCATGTTATGCCGCTGTTGGTTTTGCCGTGGCTGGCATTCACGCCTTTTATTTATGGCGACAGCCTAGCAGTACTTTTCATCGAACCGCACTTTTAATTGCAATTGGCGTTGGTGGTATTGCTGCACTGTTGCAACCAATTTCTGGAGATTTTTCTGCACGGCATGTTGCAACTAACCAACCACGCAAGCTTGCAGCTATCGAAGGTCACTATCTTACTACCAACGCTGCCCCCTTGCATATTGGTGGCATACCCGACGATGACACTATGACAACACCGTATGCACTTAAAATACCTTATGGCTTGTCACTTTTAGCTTTTCATGACCCTCATGCAAAAGTGCTTGGTCTTGAAGAGTTTCCCCGCCACACCTGGCCAAATACTTTACTCGTACATTTAGCTTTTCAAATTATGGTGGGCTTGGGATTTTTAATGGCATTTGTCGTGCTTTTAATATACGCAGCCATGTTACGCACACGCTGGCGCAAACAAGAATTTGTTTTTAATCACACCTTGTTAGCTATCATCATGCTGTGCACCCCAATAGGTTATATAGCTCTTGAAACCGGTTGGTTAGTAACTGAGTGGGGACGTCAACCTTATACGATTATGAATACGATGCTAACTAGTGCTGCCGTAACCCCTATGCCAAACTTAGCCACGCCATTTTGGGTTATAATTAGTTTGTTTGCTTTGCTTGGGGTGTCAGTTACTATTTTACTTAGCCGTATGATTCATAAGGGTTCACAACCAACCATGGCAACAATGACATCATCAGCAATAACTTCGGAGCAATCCAATGTCCACTGCTGA